The DNA sequence GACGCTCGGCGAAGTCGTTCCAGCGCAGCATACGCGCGCGCTCGACCTGGTCGATCAGGATCAGGAACGGCCGATCGGCCACGTTGCGCATCTTCAGGCGCGCCAGCGCCTGCAACCCCTCCGCCGTAGCGCGCCCCCCGAAGCCGTACACCGTGCCGGTCGGATAGGCGAGAAGCCCTCCGCGACGGAGGTGGCCGACCACGCGGTCCCATTCCCACTCCGTGTGTGGGACCGGCACCTGCCGGGGGCGCTGGCTCTCGGCCAACAGGCATTCTGCGATGACGCGATCCTCGGGATAGGTCACCTTCACGTTCCAGCGGCTCCCCTCGATCACCTGAACCGCCTCGCCCAGGCGTTCGACGAGCGCCGCGCAGTCGGTCGCTCCGGTGCCCAGTCCGATCGCTTCGTGGTAAGCACGCTCCAGCAACCGGCGCGCGAAGACCTGGGGCGTCTGCACCTGCCAGACCGACGCACGATCGGGGCTGCCCACGATGTGCCGGTCGCGTACCTCCTTGAGCGTATCGACGACCGGATGGCCCACCACGGCCGCCCCACCCGCTGCAGCGCGCTCGATGCACGCGTCGAGGGCTCGCCGGTCCACGAGGGGACGGGCTGCGTCATGGACCACCACGACCTCCACGTCGGGGCCCAACGCCGCAAGACCGGCGGCCACCGAGGCCGTACGGGTCGTGCCGCCATCGACCACCGCGACACGCGGCGCCAGCGCGGACAACCAGGAGGGCCGCTCCGAGGCGGGAGGCAGGACCACGCTGACGCGCACGACCCGGGGATCGTCGAGAAACGCATCCAACGACCAGCGCAGGAGCGGCCGCCCCCCAACCTCCAGGAAAGCCTTCTGAACGCCCCCCATTCGCTCCCCGGAACCCGCAGCGGGGATCACCACGCCCAGCGAGGGCGACGCAGCGCGGCTCATCCGCAGCGCCGGCCCCACCGGCCGTCAGAACGGGCTGTCCGCAAACGAATCGGGCGGAGGCCCGGCCGGAGTCGCGGCATGCCGATCCACGGAGTCGAAGCGCGTGTAGGCCTTGTTGAAGTAGAGCTCCACCCGGCCCGTCGGTCCATTGCGCTGTTTCGCCACGATGAGGTCCGCCTGCCCTTCCACCTCGCGGGCCTGGTCGATCTCGCCCGCCTGGATGAGATAGTATTCCTCGCGGTACAGGAACATGACCACATCGGCATCCTGCTCGATGGACCCGGACTCACGGAGGTCGGAGAGCTGGGGGCGGTTGCCGGTGCGCTGCTCCGTGGCCCGGCTCAACTGGCTCAGGGCGATGACGGGCACATCCAGCTCCTTGGCCAGGGCTTTCAGCCCGCGTGAGATCTCGCTGACCTCTTGCTGGCGGTTCTCGGAGCGCCTTCCTCCGGACATCAGCTGCAGGTAGTCGACCACGATGAGTCCCAGGTCGGTCTCCGCTTTCAGGCGACGGGCCTTGGCTCGCATCTCCAGGAGCGAGATGCCCGCCTGATCGTCGATCCAGATGGGTGCCGTGTTCAAATGGGCCGCGGACGCCGCCAGGCGTTGGTACTCGTCGGCGTCCAATTGGCCTTTGCGCAGCTTCTGCAGATCGATGCGCCCCTCGGCACAGAGCAGGCGCTGCACCAGCTGCTCCTTCGACATCTCGAGGGAGAAGATGCCCACCTTGATCTGGTGGTCGATCGCGGCGTTCTGGGCCACGTTCAGCACCCAGGACGTCTTCCCCATGGAGGGACGCGCTGCCACGATGACGAGGTCACCGCGCTGGAGACCCGACGTCATCTTGTCGAGGTCGGGGAATCCGCTCGGCACACCGGTGATGCCCGACTTCGATTGTTGCAGGTGCTCGATGTGCTCGAAGGCCGGCCAGAGGATCTCCTTGATCCAGACGAACCCCTCGCGCTCGTGGCTCTGGGCCACCTGGAACACCTTCGCCTCGGCCTCGTCGAGAATCTCTTCGACGCTGCGATCACCCTGATCATAGGCATCCTGCAGAATCGAGGACGCCTGGTCGATCAAGCGGCGCAGCAAGGCCTTGTCGCGCACGATGCGCGCATGGTAGGTGATGTTGGCAGCCGTGGGTACGGCATCCAGCAGGTCGGCCAGATACCCTACCCCGCCCGCGATCTCGAGCTCGTTGGTCTTCTTGAGCTCCTCCGACACGGTGATCACATCGATCACCTGTCCGGCCTGGAACAGGCGGAGCATGGCCCGGAACAACCGGCGGTGCGCCTCCCGGTGGAACATCGCGTCGTTCAGGAGCTCCACGACCTTCGTCACGGAGTCGGGATCGATGAGCATCCCGCCCAGCACCGACGCCTCCGCTTCGGGAGAGAAGGGAGGGTTGCGGTCGTATCGTGGCGCGGTAGCCACCGACATCGGTTCGGGTAGAGCGCTCATGAGGACCTGTCCATCACCTGGCGAAGCAACTGCAGATCATCCCACGTCGCGCGAGTCCACGATTGATTCCTCAGCAGCGCCGCGGGATGGTAGGTCACCACCAATGGAGTGCCGTGATAGGTGTGGACGCTACCCCGGAGACGACCGATCGGATTGGACGTACCGGTGAGAAGTTGTGCTGCGAAGGTCCCAACCGCCAGCAGTGCCTGGGGCCGGACCAACTCGAGCTGACGGAGGAGGAACGGCGAGCAGGCTTCGATCTCGTCCGGGAGCGGATTTCGGTTCCCGGGAGGCCTGCACTTGAGCACGTTGCAGATGTAGACCGAGTCCTGGCGAGACAGGTCGATCGCCGCCAACAAGAGATCCAGGAGCTGACCAGCGGCACCGACGAAGGGCAAGCCGGTGGCGTCCTCGTTCGCTCCGGGTGCCTCCCCCACTACGACCAGCCGGCCCTGGGGATTGCCGTCGGAGAAGACGACGTGGGTCCGCGATTCGGCCAGTCGACACCGGGTGCAGTGCAGCGCCTCCTCGCGCAACGCCTCGTAGCCGGTCGGCAGCGCGGGTCCGGCGGCGGCATCCGCTCCACCGCGCGAGTCCGGGGCCTCGGTCTGCACGGGAAGCGCCGGGGTCCACTCGGCCAGGCGCGCCCGCGCATCTCCGGCGACGTGCCTCTCCAGGAACAACTCGGAGCCACCCAGCTCGACCTGTTGGGCCAGGTACCGCCTTAGCGCGTCGTTCACTCGGCTGGCTCTGGGCCGCGCCGTGAGGTCACTCGGTCGAGGATGACGTCGGCAAGCTCCTGTTTGCTCTGCAGGGGCAGTGACTCGCGGCTTCCATCCGCCGCGATCAGGACAGCGCGATTGGCATCGGCCTCGATTCCGGCACCCGGCTCCCCCGCGGGATTGGCAACGATCCAGTCGAACCCCTTGCGGGCGAGCTTGCGCTCCGCGTTGGTCTCCAGGTCGTTTGTCTCGAGAGCGAACCCGATCGCCATGCTCCCCTTCTTCCGCAGCGATCCCACCTCAGCCGCGACGTCGGGGTTCTCTTCCGTCGTGACCACCGGCGGGCCGAGCTCGCGCTTGAGCTTGCGAGGGTGGACGGCGGCGGGACGGTAGTCGGCTACCGCGGCGGCGAACACGAGAAGATCGGCGTCCGGCGCATGCCGAGCCGCGCACGCCAGCATATCCGCAGCACGTTCCACCCGCTCCACCTCGACACCGACCGGATCGGACAGCGCGCTGGGGCCCGAGATGAGCGTGACCTGGGCACCGCGCCGCCAAGCGGCCTGCGCCAAGGCATACCCCATCTTGCCGGACGACCGGTTTCCCAGGTAGCGGACTGGATCGAGGGGCTCACGGGTGGGGCCCGCCGTCACGAGCACACGCGCACCCGTCAAGGTGCTGGCCGGCGTCAGCGCCCGCCCGACGTGCTCGACGATGTCGTCCGGTTCCAGAAGGCGCCCGGCGCCACCGTGCTCTCCGTGGGCAAGCGGGCCTTCGTCGGGCCCTGCCACCCAGATCCCCAGCACCTCTTTCACGTGCTGGATGTTGCTCTGCGTCTGGGGATGCTCCCACATCGCGGTGTTCATGGCCGGACACAGCACCACGGGAGCGCGGGTGGCGAGGAGCGTGGTGGTCAGAAGGTCGTCGGCCCGACCCTGCGCGACCCGGGCGATGAGATCGGCAGTGGCGGGGGCGACCACGACGGCTTCCGCCTCTTGCCCCAGGCGGATGTGGAGGGCGGCCCCGTCGGTGGCGAAGAGATCGGTGTGGACCGGCCGGCCGGTCACGCCCTCGAAGGACAGCGGCTGCACGAAGCGACGCGCCCCTTCGGTGAGGATCACGTCGACCTCGCAGCCCAGGCGGGTGAGGTCACGTGCGAGCTGGACGGACTTGTAGGCCGCGATGCCTCCGGCGACGCCCAGCACCACCCGGCGCCCCCGCCAGGGGCGGCGCGGGATGAGCACACGCCGGGGCAAGGAGCTACTCGACGCGGCGGCGCCGCTTCACGAGCCGGAACTCGATCTGGCCCGAGGTCAGCGCCTCCAGGGCGCGGGTGGTGAGCTTCTTCTGCTCCCCGAGGCTCATGGCCTCATGAGGAAGCGCGTTGAGCTCGCGGGCGTACTTGGCCGCCACCAGCACACCCAGGTACTTGCTCTGGGTATTGCTCGCGAGCTCAGCCGGCGTGAACACACGCATCTGGATCTCCTTCCAGGGTACCTGCCAGAATCCGGGCAGATCTCAAGTATAATCTAGGGACCCGGCTTCGCGGGACCCCTCCTCCAGGCGCTCCAGCTCCTCCCTCAGCGTGGCGGCGATCTCCGCGACCCGAGCGCCTTCGTCGAACGCTCCGGAGCGCAGGGCGGGCCGATCCACCAGGGCCTCCAGGACCCGGGCCGTCTCGTCGACGTTCTGATTCACGAGCTGGATCGGGAAGCGGGGGGCCAGGTCCAGCTCCGCCAGGGCGGTCCTCAGACGCGCGGCCAGCTCCTGGCGGGTTTCCGTACCGCGGCCGCGCAGTCGTTCCAACAACGCCCGGCCCGTAGGGGGGAGCAGGAAGATCACCAGGGCATCCGGCACCCGTTCCTGGATCTCCAGGGCACCCTGGACGTCGATGTCCAGCAGAAGCGTCACACCTTCCTGACGCGCCACCTCGAAGTTGGCCAGCGGCGTGCCGTAGAGACGCCCGTGGACGGCAGCCCACTCGGCGAAGCGGCCCTGCTCGATCCAGGCACGGAAGGTCGCCTCATCGAGGAAGTGGTAGTCGACGCCGTCGACCTCGCGACCTCGGGGTCTGCGGGTGGTGGCGGAAACCGAGAAGCGGAAGCGCTCGGAACGTTGCACCAGGGCATGGGCGACCGTGGTCTTGCCCGTCCCGCTGGGTGCGACCAGGGCCAACGCCGGACACGGGGCCGCGGAGCTCACTCGATGTTCTCGACCTGCTCGCGCACCCGCTCGATCTCCTCCTTCATGCTGACGGCGGCTCGCTGAATCGCGGAGTCGTTGGCCTTGGAGGCGATCGTGTTCACTTCGCGGTTCATCTCCTGAACGATGAATCCGAGTCGTTTGCCGACGCCTTCGTGCTCGGGCCCGTCCAGCGCCTCGGTGAAGAGGTGGACATGGGACCGGAGACGAACCAGCTCTTCGTTGATGTCCCAGCGCTCGGCCAGGTACGCGATCTCGCGGGCCAGGCGATCCTCGTCGACCTCCACCGCTTCCGACAGGTCGCGCACCTGTGCGCGCAGACGCTCGCGCTCGGCCAACAGGCGCTCGGGCGCACGACGCTCCACGACCGCAGCCAGCTCGAGCAGCACCGCCAGTGCTCGCCGGAGGTCCTCCTCCAAGCGACGTCCCTCGGCACGCCTCTGCTCAACGAGTCCGGCCAGGGCATCGCGGGTCATGCCCACCAGCTGCTCCTCTTCGATCTCGAAGACGCGAGCGCTCGGATCGGCGCGGAAGATCTCGTTGAAGCGCGCCAACAAAGACACGTCCACCTCACCGGGCAGACCCAACTCGTCCTGCAGACGGCGAAGCGCCGACTGATAGGCTCGGGCTCGCTCCACATCCAGCTCGGGGAGCGGGACCTCGCGCGGACCGGCCGCACGATCGAAGCCGAGCGTGTAGCTCACGTGGCCACGCTGCACCGACTCCTTGAGCAACTCGACCACTTTGGCCTCCCAACGATCGGCTCCGTTGGGAAGTCGGATGTTCGAGTTGAAGAACCGGTGGTTCACGCTCTTGATCTCGACGCGCAGGGTGCCGCGCTCTCCCTCACGCGTGCTCTCCCCGAACCCCGTCATGCTACGGACCATGTCTTCCGACTCGCTCGTTCAGGACACCAACGGTTCGCTTCAGACTCAGTTCCACAGCCCCCAACGCACCCCATAGGCCGCACGAGTCAGGGGGAGGAGCCGCTCCGGAAAGTCTTGATTCTCACGGCGGAGCGTGAGGTTCTCCCAGATGACGAACAACTGCACCGACACGATGCGGATATGGAGTCGGGCGAACCAGCTCTGCTGGAACGGAACCGTCGCGAGAACCGCAGGATCACCCGGCGCCTCCTCGGCCACGAACACGTTCATCGGCTCGCGCTCGCGCACTCCTCCTTCGACGAGCAGCTCGAAGTTCCCTGTCGGGAGGAAGGTATCGTGGAACAGCACCCGCGCATCGTACTGGAGGCGAGGCGTGTAGGGCCACGCCTCCTCATCGTCCCAGCGCACGACGCTCCCACGCGCCGACAGACCGTCGAAGACGAGGAGAGGGACGTGGGCTTCGACGTCCCAGCCCATACGCTTCCCACCGGCCACTCGGCTGGAGCCCTCGTCGAAGGCCAGGCCGAAGCGCGCCAGCGAGTCGACGTCGACCGACACGCGTGCGCCGCGCAACAGCACACCCCCCCGTTCGAACGCGGCGCCCAGGCGGCGCGTGTCCCGCTCATCGAAAAAGCGCGGCGTGCGGGGGAACCCGGCGAAGGCGCTGTCCCCCGCGACGGTGAATCCGCGATACGGGACGCCGACCCGACCTCGATCCAGCTCTGCGAACGCGGAGAACCCGAAGCGGGGCGCGGTCCAGGCGGCAGCGCGGGAGCGCAATGCCCCCTCTCCCTCCCAGGACTCACGCCGCAGGTGGACGCTGGCGCCCCCGAGGGCGGTCGACTCGACCGCGGCCTCTCCATCCAGAGTCCAGGTGGGGAGGCCTTCACCATCCAACCGCCTGCCGGAGACTCCAACCTGGACGCGCTCCCCCGCCCACCCCGCTTCCAGGCCGAGCTGACGAACTTGAGGAGTCTCGAGAGAATCGGACGTGGAAAGACGAGCCGAACCCGCGAAGGCGCCGAGCGTCAGACCCTGGGACGGCATGGCACGCAGTCGCGCCAGCCAATCCGTCCGGTCCCGCTCGGCCGGCGGATAGAAGCTTCGGGTCACGCTGCGCTTGAGGAGCGTGACTTCCCCCCCGAAACGGTCGGAGGGAGCCAGGGTGTAGCGCGCCAACACGCCGTTGACGGAACCGTTGTCGTCGCCGGAGCGTCCCCGGGTGTCCACGCGATCCAGCGTGAGCAGGAGCGATCCGCCAGGCGCGCGCGGCAGCGCGAAGGTGCCACGGAAGAAGTTGGTCTCCAGGTCGCCCGTACCGGCTTCGATCTGCGTGTAGGGTCGCGGGTCCTGGAAGCGACGGCTGGTCAGGGCGATCTCGATCCCGCCGGGCGAGCGCTCCACCCGAACGGACTCGAGACCAGCCAGGCCGATCTCGGAGAGGTCGACCACGTCTCCGCCGAGCGGCACCAGCTCGATGCCGTCCTGCAAGACGCGGATCCGGCCTGCTGTCGCGGAGAACGCGACGGGCACGGCGGGGGCGCCGTAGTCCCCGCCCTGCACGACGCGCAGGCCGGGAACATCCCGTAGCAGATCCGCCAGCGTGAGCCCCGGCGCAAAGAGAATCTCACCGCGGTTCCAGAGCCACACGCCCGCTCGCTCGGGTCTCCGTGCCGTGGCGTCTTCGATGGACGGGAGGTTCACGACACGCAGAGAGTCCGGGATCGCCCGCACACGCAGCGTATCCGCCGAAACGTCTACCGTGTCCGGCCTCTCCTGGGCCCCGATCCCCGGAGCCGCCAAGAGAACGACGAGCGCCCCGGCCCGGCACAAGCCGGACCGGAGCGCGCTTCCACCCTTCGCGGTGATCAGGCGGACCTGCTCCGGACCCATTCGAAGAGAAGTCGGGTCGGGACGCCCAGCGCACCCTTGCGCTGGTAGGGGAGTGAACCGTCGCCGTAGGCCGTGCCCGCGATGTCGAGATGCGCCCAGGGGAGGTCTCCCACGAACTCCTTGAGGAACGTCGCCGCGGTGATGGTGCCCGCGGGCCGGCCACCCACGTTCTTCAGGTCGGCGACTTCGCTGTCGAGCTGCTTTCGGTACTCGGCGTAGAGCGGGAGACGCCAGACCCGTTCACCCGTGCGCGCGCCGGCCTTCTCCAACTCCGAAACCAGGCGGTCGTCGGTACCCAGGACGGCGCTGGCCTGATGCCCCAGCGCGATGACCACCGCCCCGGTCAAGGTGGCGCAATCGACGATGGCCGCGGGACTCTGCTCGACCGCGTACGCCAACGCGTCCGCCAGGATAAGGCGACCCTCGGCATCGGTGTTGATGACCTCGATGCTCTTGCCCGCATAGCTCTGGATCACGTCGCCCGGCTTGGTTGCGCTTCCGGACGGGAGGTTCTCGCTGGAGGGCACGATCCCGATCACGTTGGCCCTCACCTTGGCCTGCGCGATGGCGCGCATGGCGCCGATGACCGCGGCACCTCCGGACATATCGTACTTCATGTCCTCCATGCCGCTGGGGGGCTTGAGGGAGATGCCGCCGGCATCGAACGTGAGTCCCTTCCCGACCAGAACCAACGGCGGTTCGCTGCCCCTGCCACCCTGGTGCCGCATCACGATCAGGCGCGGTTCCTCCACCGAGCCCCGCGAGACGGCGAGGATGGCATGCATGCCGGCCTTCTCGAGCTTCTTCTTGTCGAAGATCTCGATCTCCAGCCCCATCTCCTCGGCCATCTGCCGCGCTTCCTCGGCAAGCCGAGTGGGAGTGACCAGATTCCCGGGCCGGGATTGGAGGGTCCGCGCGAGGTTGGTCCCCTCGGCCGCCGCCAGCCCGTCCCTGATTTCCCGATTGAGCGTCGAGCGGTTCCCTCCGGGAGCCAGCAGCTCCAGGTGGGTCACACTCACCTTCTCCTTGCCTGGCTCGGGGGGAGCCTTGAGCTCGGTGAAGGACCATGCTCCCAGCACGACGCCTTCGACCGCGGACCGGCCCATCTCGCCGGCACGCTTGGCCACGGACGGCAGAACCAGGGTGAGGTTCGGACAACGCGCTTCCTCGGCCGCACGGACGGCGCGTCCAGCCGCGCGACGCATCTGCTCCTCGTCGAACTCCGCCTTGGCACCCAGGCCGAGGATCAGGACCCGGAAGCGCGCTTCGGACTTGCCGCCATGGAGCAGCACCTTCTCACCGCCATCGGTGCGCACCTCTCCGGCGGCGAGGGCGTCTTCAACGACCTCCCGGACTGCATCGGGAAGGACAGACGGGCAGGAGGACTCGCCGGAGAAAAGCCCGAAGGCAACGAATGAAGGTGATGTACGGGCCGGCGTGGACCGGGTGCTCAAAGAGACTTCCATGACCCCCCTCTACATGCTCTCGATGATCGCGGTTCCGGAACTTCTTCGGTGGCTGGCCGCCCTCCCCATCCACTCCAGGCCAGGACGTCGGATGGGGGCACTCAGGGCCTCGGGATGGCGGGTCCCAACGACCCGCCCTGACGGAGTGGCGCTCTGCCGGGCGGTGAGCAAACCTCGAACGTAGGCAAGGGCGCAGGAAGGGCAAGGCACGGGAGTGACTGTGCCCACGGAGGTGCTCCGCACCGCGAGAGCGGAGGGTGCTGGGCCAACTGGGGAACGCACCCGGCAGGGCATCCGAGCATCGATGGGCACGAATCTGGAGCAGTGACAGCCCGGGATTCGACCGGCACTGACCGCTTCCGGACACCCCCTGGCCCGTTTCGTGCCAGTTACGCTTGACGGCGGCGACCGAGAGATCGAATGTTGTACCGCCACAACGCGAGACTACGAGTCGGCTTCCAAGAGAACTGACGACCGGGAAAGCATTGCCGGCGCAGGGTTTTGAACCGGGCCCTGTGATCGGATCCCGTCTCTTGGAAGCCGACTTCTCGTTTCCGGTCCCGGGTCAGGGACATTCAGGAATCTGCGGTAGCGGTTCAACGAACTGCGTTCTCCCCCCCTCGCATCTTGCCGCGTGCTCGGGCAATCTCCTATCTTCGACTTTCGGTTTTTATTCGGTCACCGTCGGTCGGTCAGCCCATGTCGGACGCCCTCCATGCGCACCTGTCCCAACTGTCGATCCGCCAGGGTCGCTACGCACACACGGAACGCACCCGCGCCTCTGGAAGCCGCCTGGCCCTGTGTCTGTGGATGCCCACTTTCGAGCTCCGACTGGAGCTCGCCCGTACCCCCGAGCTGGATTCGACCTCGGTCGCCCTGCTGTCTCCCCGTGAGGGAGCGCGTCGTGAGATCTGGCAGGTTTCCGAGCGCGCCGCGGAAGCCGGTGTCCGCCCTGGAATGCTCGTCTCCAAAGCGGTGGGCCTCTCCCCCTCCCTGACTCTGCTCGAGCCCGACCCTGCCCACTACGACGCGGCCATGGAAGAGATGATGGAGGCTCTCTCGGCCGTGAGCCCGGTTCTGGAGCCGGCAGGCCGAGGGAGGATCTACCTGGGCATGGACGGTCTGGGGAGGCTGTACGGCGCTCCGGAGTACCAGGCGACTCGCGCCCTGCGGGCCCTGCTCCAGGTCCTTCCTCGTCCCCTGGTCGCCGCACTCCGCGTCGGCTGGGCACCGGGCCGTTTCGGCGCCTGGGTCGCCGCCGTCTCCGCCGACCCAGGACGGCCTCGCATCGTGCGCGAGGAGGAGCTGGTCGGATTCCTGGCCCGCTGCCCGGTGAGCGCGCTCCCCCTGGAACCCCTCACCCTGGAGCGTCTCGACCGCCTGGCCATCGGCACGCTGGGTGAGTTGTGTGCGCTCCCCGAATCCGCGCTGGTCGCACAATTCGGAGAAGACGGTGCCAACGCCCATGCCTGGGGGACCGGCCGCCGCATCGATCCGGTCCGGCCCTGGCACCGACCTCGTCCGATCCGGACCGCGATCGATTTCTCGACCCCCATCGGCCAATCCGATACGCTGCACGGCGCACTGGATCGGTTGCTGGAACGGGCGCTGGGACGTCCCGAACGGCGAGGACGGAGCGTACAGGGGCTCCGCCTGGCCGCCCGGCTCGAAGGAGGCGGCTCCTGGGGGGTGGAAGCGGTGCTCAAGGAACCCACGTCCGAGCGAGCACGCCTGGGGTTCGTACTCAAGAACAAGATGGCGCTCTCGTCCCCTCCCCGTGCGGTGGAGACCTTGATCGTCGAGTTCTTCGAGTTCGGAGCGCCTGCTTCCCAAGCCGAGCTGTTCGCACGCAGGGAAACCACGGGCCGTGCAGCGGAAGGACATGGCCTGGCCGCAGGAGAAGTCCCCCAGGGACTTCGCGAGGCCGTGCGCGAACTCAAGCTGAAGATCGGGTTTTCACCGCTCTTCCGCGTCGTGGAGGTCGATCCCTGGTCACGCCTTCCCGAACGACGTCACGCGCTTCTGGAGTTCGACCCGTGAGTGCGGGGGGACCCGAGCGCACGACCGGGATCGGCGCGAAAGGGCCCCGCGAACTCCGGTCGCGGGGCCCTTCCTGCGCGGGGATCCCTCTTCTTCGCGCTGCTAGAGACGGGTGAGTCGGAAGTTCTGGCGCACCACCGCGTCCGGCCCCACCTCGAATTGCCGCTGCAGGCTTT is a window from the Gemmatimonadota bacterium genome containing:
- a CDS encoding DNA polymerase Y family protein, whose product is MSDALHAHLSQLSIRQGRYAHTERTRASGSRLALCLWMPTFELRLELARTPELDSTSVALLSPREGARREIWQVSERAAEAGVRPGMLVSKAVGLSPSLTLLEPDPAHYDAAMEEMMEALSAVSPVLEPAGRGRIYLGMDGLGRLYGAPEYQATRALRALLQVLPRPLVAALRVGWAPGRFGAWVAAVSADPGRPRIVREEELVGFLARCPVSALPLEPLTLERLDRLAIGTLGELCALPESALVAQFGEDGANAHAWGTGRRIDPVRPWHRPRPIRTAIDFSTPIGQSDTLHGALDRLLERALGRPERRGRSVQGLRLAARLEGGGSWGVEAVLKEPTSERARLGFVLKNKMALSSPPRAVETLIVEFFEFGAPASQAELFARRETTGRAAEGHGLAAGEVPQGLREAVRELKLKIGFSPLFRVVEVDPWSRLPERRHALLEFDP